From Variimorphobacter saccharofermentans, one genomic window encodes:
- a CDS encoding GNAT family N-acetyltransferase encodes MNRFETERLIIRRFTAEDWRDLHEYLSDESVVEYEPYYPFTEEESKQEAVNRANNEAFWAVCLKENGKLIGNIYFAQEGPSEFRTWEIGYVFNPKYYGKGYATEACRRILIWAFEDLGAHRIIGHCNPKNEASWKLLERLSMRREGHARKPVFFKYDSQQQPIWHDAYEYAILEEEWNALKQ; translated from the coding sequence ATGAATAGATTTGAAACGGAACGGCTGATAATACGTAGATTTACCGCAGAGGACTGGAGAGATTTACACGAGTACTTATCGGATGAGTCTGTCGTTGAATATGAGCCTTATTATCCCTTCACGGAGGAAGAAAGTAAACAGGAAGCAGTTAACCGTGCTAATAACGAAGCCTTTTGGGCTGTATGTCTGAAGGAGAATGGCAAACTGATTGGAAATATATACTTTGCACAGGAAGGACCTTCGGAATTCAGAACCTGGGAGATTGGGTATGTATTTAATCCGAAGTACTATGGAAAAGGGTATGCCACAGAAGCTTGTCGTAGAATATTGATATGGGCTTTCGAGGATTTGGGAGCACATCGCATTATCGGTCACTGTAATCCGAAGAATGAAGCCTCATGGAAGCTTTTGGAGAGACTTTCCATGCGAAGGGAAGGACATGCCCGCAAACCTGTTTTTTTCAAATATGATTCGCAGCAGCAGCCGATATGGCATGATGCATATGAATATGCGATATTAGAAGAAGAATGGAATGCATTGAAACAATAA
- a CDS encoding M23 family metallopeptidase, protein MNKELENPIIIEFPLRGEWDAVNTPAKRIPSHGIDLWGQRYAYDFLKMKSKKLFDGSNFQYYLTGIKTKKCYCWNEPIYAPMDGEVVAAVDGRKEPKRIHPLVDLLRVLRNSISFIIKVQKTGMEHADYNNFVGNYIIIKHDGYYSFYAHIRPGTIAVKTGQLVKQGDILGKVGHTGNSTAPHLHFQLSDSSDLNQAKGIPCAFRNLEYHINGEWKLEEVSIPRHDVKFRYVKD, encoded by the coding sequence ATGAACAAAGAATTGGAAAACCCTATTATTATTGAGTTTCCCTTAAGAGGAGAATGGGATGCAGTGAATACTCCTGCAAAGCGTATCCCTAGCCATGGCATTGATTTATGGGGACAGCGTTATGCTTATGATTTTCTAAAGATGAAAAGCAAAAAATTGTTTGATGGTTCCAATTTTCAGTATTATCTTACAGGGATCAAAACGAAAAAGTGCTACTGCTGGAATGAGCCCATCTATGCACCTATGGATGGCGAAGTAGTCGCAGCAGTCGATGGACGGAAAGAACCAAAGCGCATACACCCTCTTGTGGATTTATTGAGAGTTCTGCGTAATTCAATTTCTTTTATTATTAAGGTTCAAAAAACCGGAATGGAGCATGCAGATTATAATAATTTTGTAGGTAACTATATTATAATTAAACATGATGGATACTATAGCTTCTATGCACATATCCGCCCCGGTACAATTGCTGTGAAAACAGGTCAGCTGGTGAAGCAGGGGGATATTCTTGGTAAGGTTGGGCATACCGGTAATTCTACTGCTCCACATCTTCATTTTCAGTTATCGGACTCAAGCGACTTAAACCAGGCAAAAGGAATCCCGTGTGCTTTCCGTAACCTGGAATACCATATTAACGGTGAGTGGAAGCTAGAGGAAGTCAGTATCCCTAGACACGATGTAAAATTCAGATATGTAAAAGACTAA
- a CDS encoding Crp/Fnr family transcriptional regulator produces MDLYSGLIKRINCRTKSDEIEMSRIFREVFRCKHYKKGTYFARQGEFHDKIGFNLDGIFVMRVVRENGTEHIKSFIQQNDFILATFNEKEEAPVSIQAITDSMILEAKYSDIKVLFDDYPHLELIYRKEVEKALEAIYLRLEQVATLNALDRYLLFKKEYSEIEELIPQYLIASYLGITPTQLSRIRKSINKCK; encoded by the coding sequence ATGGACCTGTATAGTGGTTTAATAAAACGCATCAACTGCCGGACGAAATCGGACGAAATTGAAATGTCAAGGATATTTCGCGAAGTTTTTCGTTGTAAACATTATAAAAAAGGGACTTACTTTGCAAGGCAGGGTGAGTTTCATGACAAAATTGGCTTTAATCTGGACGGTATTTTTGTAATGCGGGTAGTCAGGGAAAATGGTACAGAACATATCAAGTCGTTCATACAGCAAAATGATTTCATATTGGCTACCTTTAATGAAAAGGAGGAAGCTCCTGTATCAATTCAGGCAATCACTGACTCGATGATTCTAGAAGCCAAATATTCAGATATAAAAGTCCTTTTTGATGATTATCCTCATCTTGAACTAATATACAGAAAAGAAGTGGAAAAAGCACTTGAGGCTATATATTTGCGCTTAGAGCAGGTAGCAACTCTTAACGCATTAGATCGATATCTGCTTTTCAAAAAAGAATATTCAGAAATTGAGGAGTTAATACCTCAGTATTTGATTGCATCTTATCTTGGAATAACCCCGACTCAACTAAGCAGAATTAGAAAATCCATCAACAAATGTAAATGA
- a CDS encoding MerR family transcriptional regulator, giving the protein MGELIKIRDISAKYDVSARTLRYYEDMGLITSTRSTDYAYRLYDEAAIKRLEQILILRKLSISIKDIQRIFSTSSSEVVLDVLGKKVGDIDEEVALLHELKEVVLEFIRQIELADFSKGSDVKMLYEKAKEIENQLINVTYNGNSSNVNQLLDVTEKMKKAPEVRVIQINPFKAFTSGLDTMDNVMGCFQKWQEEHNHLVKKLMYGSPDFLWFEEDMRAEWIWAVEDWVTESDTAPYELIEFEGGLYATAVSVDGDDDISGRVYGGIKKWIENSGFELDERPGHRTLCHMLNPTDEVKNALGYHQLDIYVPIKLKGSVN; this is encoded by the coding sequence ATGGGTGAGTTAATCAAGATTAGAGATATATCAGCAAAGTATGATGTATCGGCCCGAACACTTCGCTATTACGAAGATATGGGACTGATAACCAGTACCCGAAGTACTGATTACGCTTATAGGCTATATGATGAAGCAGCTATCAAGAGGTTAGAACAAATTCTCATTCTACGTAAACTATCTATCAGTATTAAAGATATTCAGCGAATATTTAGTACATCAAGTTCAGAAGTAGTATTGGATGTGCTTGGCAAAAAAGTAGGGGATATCGACGAAGAAGTTGCGTTGCTTCATGAATTGAAAGAAGTTGTACTTGAGTTTATCCGACAGATAGAGCTCGCAGATTTCAGTAAAGGTTCTGATGTAAAAATGCTTTATGAGAAGGCAAAGGAAATAGAAAACCAGCTTATCAATGTTACATACAACGGTAACTCATCCAATGTGAATCAGTTATTGGATGTAACTGAAAAGATGAAAAAAGCTCCCGAGGTCAGAGTTATTCAAATAAATCCTTTTAAGGCATTTACCTCTGGCTTAGACACAATGGATAATGTTATGGGTTGTTTTCAAAAATGGCAGGAAGAGCATAACCATTTAGTAAAAAAGCTTATGTATGGATCTCCCGATTTTCTTTGGTTTGAGGAAGATATGAGGGCTGAATGGATTTGGGCTGTAGAAGATTGGGTCACAGAATCAGATACCGCACCCTATGAGCTCATAGAGTTTGAAGGTGGATTGTATGCTACTGCCGTGTCTGTAGATGGAGACGATGACATCAGTGGAAGAGTTTATGGTGGTATAAAAAAATGGATCGAGAACAGTGGATTTGAGCTTGACGAACGCCCGGGTCACCGGACACTTTGCCATATGCTAAATCCTACCGATGAAGTAAAGAATGCTCTTGGATACCATCAGCTTGATATCTATGTACCGATTAAATTGAAAGGCAGTGTGAACTAA
- a CDS encoding HD domain-containing protein, translating into MEYENPHERRCGYLHLYGVSQACALIAHKRNLNVELATMAGMLHDLHSYQTMNAENHTEFEAELA; encoded by the coding sequence ATTGAATATGAGAACCCTCATGAGAGAAGATGTGGTTATCTCCATCTTTATGGTGTTTCGCAAGCATGTGCCTTGATTGCTCACAAAAGAAATCTTAATGTTGAGTTAGCAACCATGGCTGGTATGTTACATGATTTACACTCATACCAAACCATGAATGCTGAAAATCATACTGAATTCGAAGCAGAATTAGCATGA
- a CDS encoding phosphotransferase enzyme family protein, with the protein MKNDKIHSVLQYWGISAEPKLINNDTWAVGDNHLIKVYHDAGRLQRNMVIMKSLGESGIPVAGILPTLKGLDYIEEGGCCYLIMERLSGDPIQDIYQDNYRDIAYKTGSVVGRLHKAFLACEKKIDCWNNSFAEEMTGWVSDTLKAKNYPYIAKSNCEYSIKKLLSCYDKLPKQLIHRDIHYGNLLFDQGEFSGYIDFDLSQKNVRVFDISYFLAGLLVEHDKKKEDIAKWFDMVTAFVNGYERVNPLSNIEKDSISCLMENIELLFAAYFLGEDMNDLAKNAAELYFFMSQNSDQIDIAVHKQFHVG; encoded by the coding sequence ATGAAAAACGATAAGATACATTCAGTTTTACAATACTGGGGGATTTCTGCTGAGCCTAAGCTCATTAATAATGATACATGGGCAGTAGGAGATAATCATCTCATTAAGGTCTATCATGATGCAGGAAGATTACAGAGAAATATGGTCATAATGAAAAGCCTGGGCGAGAGTGGAATACCGGTTGCAGGTATTCTTCCGACTTTAAAGGGACTCGATTACATAGAGGAAGGCGGTTGTTGTTATCTGATTATGGAGAGGTTATCCGGTGATCCAATTCAGGATATTTATCAGGATAATTACCGGGACATAGCATACAAAACGGGATCGGTAGTAGGAAGACTTCATAAGGCTTTCCTAGCCTGTGAGAAAAAGATAGATTGCTGGAATAACAGTTTTGCAGAGGAAATGACCGGATGGGTATCCGATACTTTGAAAGCAAAGAACTATCCGTATATAGCAAAGAGTAATTGTGAATACAGTATCAAGAAATTGCTCTCCTGTTATGATAAGCTTCCCAAGCAGCTAATACACAGGGATATCCATTATGGAAATTTATTATTTGATCAGGGCGAGTTTTCTGGTTACATTGATTTTGACTTGAGCCAGAAGAACGTCAGGGTATTTGATATCAGTTATTTTCTGGCAGGTCTTTTGGTGGAACATGATAAGAAGAAAGAGGATATTGCAAAATGGTTCGACATGGTCACGGCTTTTGTTAACGGATATGAGAGAGTCAATCCATTATCCAATATCGAGAAAGACAGTATTTCCTGCCTTATGGAAAATATAGAGCTGTTATTTGCAGCTTACTTTCTCGGCGAGGATATGAATGATTTAGCGAAGAACGCAGCTGAGCTTTACTTCTTCATGAGTCAGAATTCGGATCAAATTGACATTGCTGTACATAAACAGTTTCATGTAGGATAG
- a CDS encoding DUF6713 family protein encodes MELITIFFILNATILLLHEIESAYEREWEILKLPGKIDGFVLLHIPIIILFFYGALEIEKLTYAGLLLGIITGAGGFIPFLVHRIFVVRKDRFHSRISNVLIYTNIITGIATLLLSIKLIIGI; translated from the coding sequence ATGGAATTAATCACAATATTTTTTATACTAAACGCAACCATACTGCTGTTACATGAAATTGAATCTGCTTATGAACGTGAATGGGAGATACTAAAGCTCCCAGGAAAGATTGATGGGTTTGTATTACTGCATATCCCTATTATAATTCTATTTTTCTATGGAGCATTAGAAATTGAAAAGTTAACGTATGCGGGCTTACTTCTTGGAATCATTACCGGAGCTGGAGGATTTATTCCTTTTCTTGTACATAGAATATTCGTTGTACGGAAGGATAGATTTCATTCACGTATATCTAATGTATTAATCTATACGAACATTATTACGGGCATTGCTACATTACTGTTATCAATCAAATTGATTATTGGAATATGA
- a CDS encoding GNAT family N-acetyltransferase, whose protein sequence is MELNICKGNINNISDCEVALSDSELGRRYFSTPGSARKTLEEGFQKEEIYVAVDQNGNCCGFLWIIFKGIFHSFPYIHIVAVKEEMRGLGIGKKLLRFAEDLCFQTTSKIFLVVADFNPDAKRLYEKVGYTEVGLIPSLYRQGINECLMMKAK, encoded by the coding sequence ATGGAACTAAACATTTGCAAAGGAAATATAAATAATATCTCTGATTGTGAAGTTGCGCTTTCCGACTCTGAACTGGGGAGAAGATATTTCTCTACTCCCGGAAGCGCTAGAAAAACATTGGAGGAAGGGTTTCAAAAAGAAGAAATCTATGTTGCGGTAGATCAGAACGGTAATTGCTGCGGATTTCTCTGGATTATATTTAAAGGAATATTTCATTCCTTTCCTTATATACATATCGTGGCAGTAAAAGAGGAGATGCGAGGGCTGGGAATAGGAAAGAAGCTGCTGAGATTTGCTGAAGATTTGTGCTTTCAAACCACGTCCAAGATATTTTTGGTGGTTGCAGATTTTAACCCTGATGCTAAACGGTTATATGAGAAGGTTGGATACACAGAAGTAGGACTTATTCCAAGTCTGTATCGTCAGGGGATTAATGAGTGTTTGATGATGAAAGCCAAATAG
- a CDS encoding acetoacetate decarboxylase family protein, whose protein sequence is MRKYYAKKGSIPKPGEVWLPVGDKAHLMMIHLIDIERVKAFIPEELTITTVLPGKTLGLVFMTSMGPESTLPYHEFIIAPALVKAGRKKGFYVTHIYVDNEKSQVGGRLDFGLDKQMAEFDWNWEPGKNGHVTVNKEGKIIISIKYKKQVGKLPLRLAGGVYSVLEDKLIWCNNIFKARFGFTKVEYITLPESPIYKDIRNIGIKKPILSIMGQNMMGYMGDDTQVVAFLPDRCK, encoded by the coding sequence ATGAGAAAGTACTATGCCAAGAAAGGGAGTATCCCGAAACCAGGGGAAGTATGGCTTCCTGTAGGCGACAAAGCACATCTAATGATGATTCATTTAATCGATATTGAGAGGGTAAAAGCATTTATTCCGGAAGAACTGACAATTACAACAGTGCTTCCAGGTAAAACTTTAGGACTCGTATTTATGACAAGTATGGGGCCTGAATCAACTCTACCATATCACGAATTTATTATTGCTCCTGCACTTGTAAAAGCAGGGAGGAAGAAAGGCTTCTATGTAACGCATATATATGTAGATAATGAGAAATCTCAAGTTGGGGGAAGACTTGATTTTGGGCTGGATAAGCAAATGGCTGAATTTGATTGGAACTGGGAACCAGGGAAAAACGGGCATGTAACAGTAAACAAGGAAGGGAAGATTATTATTTCCATCAAGTATAAAAAACAGGTTGGAAAACTGCCTTTGCGACTGGCTGGAGGTGTTTATTCTGTTTTGGAGGATAAACTGATCTGGTGTAACAACATTTTCAAGGCAAGATTCGGGTTTACAAAGGTGGAATATATTACTTTACCAGAGTCACCAATTTATAAGGATATACGAAATATTGGTATTAAAAAGCCAATACTGTCAATAATGGGACAAAACATGATGGGCTATATGGGAGATGATACGCAGGTGGTTGCTTTTTTGCCAGACAGATGTAAATAA
- a CDS encoding GNAT family N-acetyltransferase, with product MQICFNNGNDKEYQAKLNRLLKNIFLDFQFWYDLDLWDDQYESYSIQEDGEIVSNICVYRMKVLFDKKPYTALSFGAVATKDEYRGRGYSKLLMEHILDKYKDYPMYLAANDSVLNFYPRFGFERFTEKLPVCDRKINNQCKAVKLSFDDPKVRNYVSKRVNFSDKLDCLNSYSINLFHIYWGYLKDHMYEIPELETMVIAEQNDTTLKLIGVFSLREIGFAELEKALPFSNVDRIEFGFMPYWKDIDYRMEEYDTDPLFVRNIHCNLGDIKFPELSFT from the coding sequence ATGCAGATATGCTTTAATAACGGAAATGACAAGGAATATCAGGCGAAGCTGAACCGACTTCTGAAGAATATATTTTTAGATTTTCAGTTCTGGTATGATCTGGATCTATGGGATGATCAATATGAGAGCTATTCCATACAAGAAGATGGTGAGATAGTATCCAATATCTGTGTTTATAGAATGAAGGTTTTGTTCGATAAGAAGCCGTATACCGCTTTATCCTTTGGAGCGGTAGCAACGAAGGACGAATATAGGGGAAGAGGATATTCAAAGCTTCTTATGGAGCATATTCTTGATAAATATAAGGATTACCCCATGTATTTGGCTGCCAATGACAGCGTATTGAATTTCTATCCCAGGTTCGGCTTTGAACGTTTTACAGAAAAGCTTCCGGTATGTGATAGAAAGATTAACAATCAATGCAAGGCAGTAAAGCTTTCCTTTGATGATCCAAAGGTAAGGAACTATGTGAGTAAACGTGTGAATTTCTCGGATAAACTGGACTGCCTCAATAGCTACAGTATCAACCTATTTCACATTTATTGGGGGTACTTAAAGGATCATATGTATGAAATTCCTGAACTTGAGACGATGGTGATTGCAGAACAGAACGATACCACGTTGAAGCTGATCGGAGTATTCTCCCTAAGGGAGATCGGTTTTGCAGAATTAGAGAAAGCCCTACCGTTTTCCAATGTGGACCGGATTGAATTTGGATTTATGCCCTATTGGAAGGATATTGATTACCGTATGGAGGAATATGACACAGATCCATTGTTTGTTCGAAACATACACTGCAATCTAGGGGATATCAAGTTTCCAGAACTTTCTTTCACTTAA